The Anolis carolinensis isolate JA03-04 chromosome 1, rAnoCar3.1.pri, whole genome shotgun sequence genome window below encodes:
- the glb1l gene encoding beta-galactosidase-1-like protein isoform X2: protein MNSYSSLAQAEVTTKEMGLWLCVLVLVLRGLRLQPSAAAPSFSIDYTDKCFLKDGVKFRYISGSIHYFRIPRAYWKDRLLKMYMSGLNAVQIYIPWNYHEPLSGVYNFDGDRDLEGFLDLAANFDLLVILRPGPYICAEWEMGGIPSWLLAKPNIILRTSDPGRWRMNMGATMPVTTTICATWRLSFVPTWAKKLCSSPPMAPKSLNCYVGHCTVFIQLWTLGQVNSEYYTGWLDYWGEPHSTKSAEDVARGLEKMLELGANVNMYMFQGGTNFGYWSGADYNNGIYNPITTSYDYDAPLSEAGDPTDKLYAIRTVIGKFQVLPAGPMPPPTPKFAYGYVFLPQCVALLDILGLLSPSLPFYSSFPATFEALKQPSGFMLYRTFLPHDILEPVVLSAPEDGIHDLAYILLNGVYKGTLERNKINGINISGQLGDTLDLLVESMGHINFGANESDFKGLVKNLTLGSNIVTDWLIYPLGIDKAVSHSWPPVAPLSNGTGPAFYTGFFTTLGIAQDSFVKFPGWNKGQIWINGFNLGRFWPTRGPQQTLFVPGSILSSSTINTVVVLELQNAPEKPKLLFLDRPLLNGTQISTHKNQMQIWL, encoded by the exons ATGAATTCCTACAGCTCCTTGGCCCAGGCTGAAGTTACAACCAAAGAGATGGGGCTCTGGCTGTGTGTGCTGGTGTTGGTGCTGAGGGGCCTGCGGCTCCAG CCTTCAGCAGCAGCCCCTTCCTTCAGCATTGATTACACAGATAAATGCTTCCTCAAGGATGGCGTTAAGTTTCGCTATATCTCAGGCAGTATCCATTACTTCCGTATCCCACGTGCCTATTGGAAGGATCGACTTCTTAAGATGTACATGAGTGGTCTTAATGCTGTGCAGAT CTATATACCCTGGAACTACCATGAGCCATTGTCGGGTGTCTATAATTTTGatggtgacagagacttggaagGATTCCTGGATCTGGCTGCCAATTTTGACTTGTTGGTGATTTTGCGACCTGGCCCCTACATCTGTGCTGAATGGGAGATG ggTGGCATTCCATCCTGGCTCTTAGCAAAGCCAAATATTATCCTGCGCACATCTGATCCAG GCAGGTGGAGAATGAATATGGGAGCTACTATGCCTGTGACTACGACTATCTGCGCCACCTGGAGGCTGTCTTTCGTTCCTACCTGGGCAAAAAAGTTGTGCTCTTCACCACCGATGGCACCAAAGAGTCTGAACTGCTATGTGGGACACTGCACGGTCTTTATACAACTGTGGACTTTGGGCCAG GTGAATTCAGAGTACTACACAGGCTGGCTGGATTATTGGGGTGAACCACATTCTACAAAAAGTGCTGAGGACGTGGCTCGTGGCCTAGAGAAGATGCTAGAGTTGGGAGCCAACGTCAACAT GTATATGTTTCAGGGTGGTACCAACTTTGGTTACTGGAGTG GTGCTGATTACAACAATGGCATCTACAATCCCATCACTACTAGTTATGATTATGATGCACCTCTTTCAGAAGCTGGAGACCCAACTGACAAGCTGTACGCTATTCGGACAGTCATTGGCAAG tttcAGGTGCTTCCTGCAGGACCAATGCCACCCCCTACACCGAAGTTTGCATATGGATATGTATTCCTACCACAG TGTGTGGCCCTACTGGATATTCTAGGCCTTCTTTCACCATCCCTGCCATTCTATTCCTCCTTCCCAGCCACCTTTGAGGCCCTCAAGCAG CCCAGTGGCTTCATGCTGTATCggacatttctcccacatgacATCCTGGAGCCAGTTGTGCTCAGTGCCCCCGAGGATGGAATCCATGATCTTGCCTACATTCTGCTTAATGGA GTATATAAAGGGACACTGGAACGGAACAAAATAAATGGAATCAATATATCTGGCCAGTTAGGGGACACTTTGGATCTGCTGGTGGAGAGCATGGGCCATATCAACTTTGGAGCCAATGAGAGTGACTTTAAG GGTTTGGTCAAGAATCTCACACTGGGCTCCAACATAGTCACTGACTGGCTCATCTATCCCCTGGGCATTGACAAAGCTGTGTCTCATTCATGGCCCCCAGTGGCCCCACTCAGCAATGGGACAGGGCCTGCTTTCTACACTGGATTCTTCACAACACTTGGCATCGCACAGGACTCCTTTGTGAAGTTCCCAGGTTGGAACAAG GGCCAGATTTGGATTAACGGCTTTAACCTGGGGCGGTTCTGGCCAACCCGTGGACCTCAGCAAACTCTTTTTGTGCCTGGGTCCATCCTCAGTTCTTCAACTATCAACACTGTTGTAGTTCTGGAGCTGCAAAATGCTCCGGAGAAGCCCAAGTTGCTCTTCCTTGACCGGCCCCTTCTCAATGGTACCCAGATCTCCACCCACAAGAACCAAATGCAGATATGGCtctaa
- the glb1l gene encoding beta-galactosidase-1-like protein isoform X1, whose protein sequence is MNSYSSLAQAEVTTKEMGLWLCVLVLVLRGLRLQPSAAAPSFSIDYTDKCFLKDGVKFRYISGSIHYFRIPRAYWKDRLLKMYMSGLNAVQIYIPWNYHEPLSGVYNFDGDRDLEGFLDLAANFDLLVILRPGPYICAEWEMGGIPSWLLAKPNIILRTSDPDFLQAVDKWFSVLLPKIKPHLYINGGNIISVQVENEYGSYYACDYDYLRHLEAVFRSYLGKKVVLFTTDGTKESELLCGTLHGLYTTVDFGPEENVTEAFEKQRIHEPNGPLVNSEYYTGWLDYWGEPHSTKSAEDVARGLEKMLELGANVNMYMFQGGTNFGYWSGADYNNGIYNPITTSYDYDAPLSEAGDPTDKLYAIRTVIGKFQVLPAGPMPPPTPKFAYGYVFLPQCVALLDILGLLSPSLPFYSSFPATFEALKQPSGFMLYRTFLPHDILEPVVLSAPEDGIHDLAYILLNGVYKGTLERNKINGINISGQLGDTLDLLVESMGHINFGANESDFKGLVKNLTLGSNIVTDWLIYPLGIDKAVSHSWPPVAPLSNGTGPAFYTGFFTTLGIAQDSFVKFPGWNKGQIWINGFNLGRFWPTRGPQQTLFVPGSILSSSTINTVVVLELQNAPEKPKLLFLDRPLLNGTQISTHKNQMQIWL, encoded by the exons ATGAATTCCTACAGCTCCTTGGCCCAGGCTGAAGTTACAACCAAAGAGATGGGGCTCTGGCTGTGTGTGCTGGTGTTGGTGCTGAGGGGCCTGCGGCTCCAG CCTTCAGCAGCAGCCCCTTCCTTCAGCATTGATTACACAGATAAATGCTTCCTCAAGGATGGCGTTAAGTTTCGCTATATCTCAGGCAGTATCCATTACTTCCGTATCCCACGTGCCTATTGGAAGGATCGACTTCTTAAGATGTACATGAGTGGTCTTAATGCTGTGCAGAT CTATATACCCTGGAACTACCATGAGCCATTGTCGGGTGTCTATAATTTTGatggtgacagagacttggaagGATTCCTGGATCTGGCTGCCAATTTTGACTTGTTGGTGATTTTGCGACCTGGCCCCTACATCTGTGCTGAATGGGAGATG ggTGGCATTCCATCCTGGCTCTTAGCAAAGCCAAATATTATCCTGCGCACATCTGATCCAG ATTTCCTGCAAGCTGTGGACAAATGGTTTAGTGTACTCCTGCCCAAGATCAAGCCCCATCTCTACATCAATGGAGGGAACATCATCAGTGTCCAG GTGGAGAATGAATATGGGAGCTACTATGCCTGTGACTACGACTATCTGCGCCACCTGGAGGCTGTCTTTCGTTCCTACCTGGGCAAAAAAGTTGTGCTCTTCACCACCGATGGCACCAAAGAGTCTGAACTGCTATGTGGGACACTGCACGGTCTTTATACAACTGTGGACTTTGGGCCAG AAGAAAATGTGACAGAGGCATTTGAGAAGCAGCGCATACATGAGCCGAATGGTCCACTG GTGAATTCAGAGTACTACACAGGCTGGCTGGATTATTGGGGTGAACCACATTCTACAAAAAGTGCTGAGGACGTGGCTCGTGGCCTAGAGAAGATGCTAGAGTTGGGAGCCAACGTCAACAT GTATATGTTTCAGGGTGGTACCAACTTTGGTTACTGGAGTG GTGCTGATTACAACAATGGCATCTACAATCCCATCACTACTAGTTATGATTATGATGCACCTCTTTCAGAAGCTGGAGACCCAACTGACAAGCTGTACGCTATTCGGACAGTCATTGGCAAG tttcAGGTGCTTCCTGCAGGACCAATGCCACCCCCTACACCGAAGTTTGCATATGGATATGTATTCCTACCACAG TGTGTGGCCCTACTGGATATTCTAGGCCTTCTTTCACCATCCCTGCCATTCTATTCCTCCTTCCCAGCCACCTTTGAGGCCCTCAAGCAG CCCAGTGGCTTCATGCTGTATCggacatttctcccacatgacATCCTGGAGCCAGTTGTGCTCAGTGCCCCCGAGGATGGAATCCATGATCTTGCCTACATTCTGCTTAATGGA GTATATAAAGGGACACTGGAACGGAACAAAATAAATGGAATCAATATATCTGGCCAGTTAGGGGACACTTTGGATCTGCTGGTGGAGAGCATGGGCCATATCAACTTTGGAGCCAATGAGAGTGACTTTAAG GGTTTGGTCAAGAATCTCACACTGGGCTCCAACATAGTCACTGACTGGCTCATCTATCCCCTGGGCATTGACAAAGCTGTGTCTCATTCATGGCCCCCAGTGGCCCCACTCAGCAATGGGACAGGGCCTGCTTTCTACACTGGATTCTTCACAACACTTGGCATCGCACAGGACTCCTTTGTGAAGTTCCCAGGTTGGAACAAG GGCCAGATTTGGATTAACGGCTTTAACCTGGGGCGGTTCTGGCCAACCCGTGGACCTCAGCAAACTCTTTTTGTGCCTGGGTCCATCCTCAGTTCTTCAACTATCAACACTGTTGTAGTTCTGGAGCTGCAAAATGCTCCGGAGAAGCCCAAGTTGCTCTTCCTTGACCGGCCCCTTCTCAATGGTACCCAGATCTCCACCCACAAGAACCAAATGCAGATATGGCtctaa
- the ankzf1 gene encoding tRNA endonuclease ANKZF1: MKPAETLSVFEAAQNMLLMDGLRLVTESAEDVTSVTVPVTKSPDQSSMVLEVSDRMYCSACSRSFDSREEQTEHYRLDWHRFNLKQRLLGRQMLTVEEFEVKTQAGDVSSISGSDSSDCDSDGESDPAAYQNNEDKGKRNQNLSTYLPRSQRVLFRNSQCQLIAVYRCVLCTTKDIVEHPAELVASLQRQNPKITWVILMAGGGHFAGAVFKGNEVLEHKTFHRYTVRARRGTAQGVRDAQGSMPKSAGASLRRYNEAALLKDIQELLVNWARHLQEAERIFLRAPRTNRAQFFGSKNGPLQRNDPRIRGIPFSTRRATFHEVQRVHGVLSSLQVYEKDTAVTDLIGSPRKSWKKVVHQDEAFSQDQDTISPAKTEEEEEENEEQSLNQLEMVEMTLTTLELREMEVAPKRNHKKKRKKPKTFRESSRETSIGAEASEALLSKSEKSSESQKELEDQDESKVEMYAPSVSLLDTLFTACKAGDLGALQHLLGITDSTEEEQDECNGSASQHLLNTPLDESGWTLLHVAAAAGRSGVVRLLLEIGADPALRDKQEQPPYCVSADKKTRAEFRRFMGEHPEKYDYLRAQVPGPLTAEMEARQAERRRTQKAQRKQREKEEREALQAQNQEEDEKKRFALLSDREKRALAAERRLVSQLKDSSVSLSNTRRCWLCGESLLGHIPFHYLDFSFCSTKCLQAHRQGKAAPS, from the exons ATGAAGCCTGCTGAGACGTTGTCCGTGTTTGAGGCTGCTCAGAACATGCTTTTAATGGATGGACTTCGACTTGTCACTGAGTcagcagaagatgtcacctcTGTTACAGTTCCAG TAACTAAAAGTCCGGATCAATCTAGCATGGTCTTGGAAGTGTCTGACCGGATGTATTGCTCTGCCTGTTCAAGGAGTTTTGACAGTCGAGAAGAGCAG ACTGAGCATTATCGCCTAGATTGGCACCGCTTCAACTTAAAGCAGCGACTCCTGGGCCGACAGATGCTCACAGTTGAAGAATTTGAAGTGAAGACCCAGGCAG GTGATGTTTCCAGCATCTCTGGCTCGGATTCCAGTGACTGTGACTCAGACGGTGAATCTGATCCTGCAGCTTACCAGAACAATGAAGACAAAGGGAAAAGAAATCAAAACCTCTCAACATATCTTCCACGGTCTCAGCGAGTTCTGTTCAGAAATTCCCAGTGCCAACTTATAGCAGTCTATCGCTGTGTGCTGTGCACTACAAAG GACATCGTGGAACATCCTGCAGAGTTAGTGGCATCCCTACAGAGACAAAACCCCAAGATCACCTGGGTTATTTTGATGGCTGGTGGGGGACATTTTGCTGGAGCAGTATTTAAAGG GAATGAAGTACTGGAACACAAGACTTTCCATCGGTACACAGTGCGAGCCCGCAGGGGTACAGCCCAAGGAGTGAGGGATGCTCAAGGCTCCATGCCTAAATCAGCTGGGGCTTCATTGCGGCGCTATAATGAGGCTGCTCTGCTCAAG GATATTCAGGAGTTGTTGGTCAATTGGGCAAGGCATTTACAAGAAGCAGAGCGTATCTTCCTTCGTGCCCCTCGCACCAACAGGGCTCAGTTttttggcagcaaaaatggccCTCTTCAACGAAATGATCCCCGGATTCGGGGCATTCCTTTTAGCACTCGGAGAGCAACCTTCCATGAAGTGCAGAGAGTGCATGGGGTCCTGAGCAGTCTGCAAGTATACG aaaaagacacAGCAGTAACAGATCTCATTGGTTCTCCTCGAAAGAGTTGGAAAAAGGTTGTTCATCAGGATGAAGCCTTTTCACAGGATCAAGATACTA TCTCACCAGCAAagacagaggaagaggaggaagaaaatgaagagCAAAGCCTGAATCAGCTAGAAATGGTGGAGATGACACTGACTACACTGGAACTGCGTGAAATGGAAGTGGCACCAAAACGAAACcacaagaaaaaaaggaagaaaccaaAAACTTTCAGag AGTCTTCCAGAGAAACTTCAATAGGGGCTGAAGCATCTGAGGCTTTATTGTCTAAAAGTGAGAAATCATCTGAGTCCCAAAAAGAACTGGAAGATCAAGATGAGTCTAAGGTTGAAATGT ATGCTCCCAGTGTATCTCTGCTGGATACCTTGTTCACCGCCTGTAAGGCAGGAGACCTAGGAGCACTGCAACATCTTCTGGGAATAACTGACAGCACAGAAGAGGAACAAGATGAATGTAATGGTTCAGCCTCACAACACTTGCTCAACACACCCTTAGATGAGAGTGGCTGGACCCTTTTGCATGTGGCTGCGGCAGCAGGAAGGAGTGGAGTTGTGCGGCTGTTGTTGGAGATTGGAGCTGATCCTGCCCTCAG GGACAAGCAAGAACAACCTCCATACTGTGTATCTGCAGATAAAAAAACTCGTGCTGAATTCCGCAGGTTCATGGGTGAACATCCTGAGAAATACGACTACCTCAGGGCTCAG GTACCTGGACCCTTAACAGCTGAAATGGAAGCCAGACAAGCCGAACGCCGACGCACCCAAAAGGCACAACGGAAGCAGCGTGAAAAGGAGGAACGTGAGGCATTACAGGCGCAGAACCAAGAAGAGGATGAGAAAAAGCGTTTTGCTCTCCTGAGTGACCGTGAAAAG CGAGCCCTGGCGGCTGAGAGGAGACTTGTTTCTCAGTTGAAGGACTCCAGTGTATCTTTGTCCAATACCAG GCGCTGCTGGCTTTGTGGGGAGTCGCTCCTGGGACATATTCCTTTCCATTACCTCGACTTTTCCTTTTGTTCTACAAAATGTCTCCAAGCTCACCGTCAAGGGAAAGCTGCCCCATCCTAG